The following coding sequences lie in one Leucobacter allii genomic window:
- a CDS encoding amidohydrolase, translated as MKLDLVVRAARILTLDPERPVATALGVLGDRIVGFDEEIAGLEALRTEDFGDATVTPGLIDAHCHTAWWGLGLAAIDLAAARGLDELYAMIAAEVARLDALGDADAWVHGTGFNQSHHDGAFPDIARLDELTGNRPLYLRHTSGHASITNSATLRLVGALDPGFADPVGGVVVRDAAGRPTGLVEEAAQGLVQALLLPYSTERLVDALEAATSRYAAQGITSFTEAGVGGGWIGHSPIEVAAYQAAAESGRLHARAQLMPAIDALRPLAGHAADFAREGAGAGLDLGIRFGFGDELVRFGHVKVFLDGSLLGATAAVTEDYCGHEHNTGYLLDEPAVYRERALAAYRSGWPLALHAIGDAAIDLALDVIEEAQERYGARAVPCRIEHFGIARPDQVERAARLSIAVTPQAGFIGPLGDQMAARVGAERESWLYRGRSVIDAGILLAGSSDLPVADNDLRRGMQAAVDRRTDSGAVLGAAEAITPEEALRTHTEWAARATGQIADKGTLERGKLADLTVFSASPLTAPRIDELEIVATVLGGALSHDARSAAS; from the coding sequence ATGAAGCTCGATCTCGTCGTCCGTGCCGCCCGGATCCTGACCCTCGACCCGGAGCGCCCCGTGGCCACGGCCCTCGGCGTCCTGGGCGATCGCATCGTCGGCTTCGACGAGGAGATCGCCGGGCTCGAGGCGCTGCGCACCGAGGACTTCGGCGACGCGACGGTCACTCCCGGGCTCATCGACGCCCATTGCCACACGGCGTGGTGGGGCCTCGGCCTCGCCGCGATCGACCTCGCCGCCGCGCGCGGCCTCGACGAGCTCTACGCGATGATCGCTGCCGAGGTCGCCCGGCTCGATGCGCTCGGAGACGCGGATGCCTGGGTGCACGGGACCGGCTTCAACCAGTCGCATCACGACGGCGCCTTCCCCGACATCGCACGTCTGGACGAACTCACGGGGAACCGGCCGCTGTACCTGCGGCACACTTCGGGGCACGCCTCCATCACGAATTCCGCCACGCTGCGCCTCGTCGGCGCGCTCGATCCCGGCTTCGCCGATCCGGTCGGGGGCGTCGTGGTCCGGGACGCCGCGGGCCGCCCGACCGGGCTCGTCGAGGAGGCCGCGCAGGGCCTCGTGCAGGCGCTGCTGCTGCCCTACTCGACCGAGCGGCTCGTCGACGCGCTCGAGGCGGCCACCTCCCGGTACGCCGCCCAGGGCATCACGAGCTTCACCGAGGCGGGCGTCGGCGGCGGCTGGATCGGCCACAGCCCCATCGAGGTCGCCGCGTATCAGGCGGCCGCCGAGAGCGGCAGGCTCCACGCGCGAGCGCAGCTCATGCCGGCGATCGACGCGCTGCGGCCGCTCGCCGGCCACGCCGCCGACTTCGCCCGCGAGGGCGCCGGCGCCGGGCTCGATCTCGGCATCCGCTTCGGCTTCGGCGACGAGCTCGTGCGCTTCGGGCACGTCAAGGTGTTCCTCGACGGCTCGCTGCTGGGCGCGACGGCCGCGGTCACCGAGGACTACTGCGGGCACGAGCACAACACGGGGTACCTCCTCGACGAGCCGGCCGTGTACCGGGAACGCGCGCTCGCGGCGTACCGGTCCGGCTGGCCGCTCGCCCTCCACGCCATCGGCGACGCCGCGATCGATCTCGCCCTCGATGTGATCGAGGAGGCGCAGGAGCGCTACGGCGCGCGTGCCGTGCCGTGCCGCATCGAGCACTTCGGGATCGCGCGGCCGGATCAGGTCGAGCGCGCCGCGCGGCTCTCGATCGCGGTCACCCCGCAGGCCGGCTTCATCGGCCCGCTCGGCGACCAGATGGCGGCCCGGGTGGGCGCCGAGCGCGAGTCGTGGCTCTACCGCGGCCGCTCGGTCATCGACGCGGGGATCCTGCTCGCGGGCTCCTCGGATCTGCCCGTCGCCGACAACGACCTGCGCCGCGGCATGCAGGCGGCCGTGGATCGGCGCACCGACAGCGGGGCCGTCCTCGGCGCCGCGGAGGCGATCACGCCGGAGGAGGCGCTGCGCACCCACACGGAGTGGGCCGCGCGCGCCACGGGGCAGATCGCCGACAAGGGCACGCTCGAGCGCGGCAAGCTCGCCGACCTCACGGTGTTCTCCGCCTCGCCGCTCACCGCTCCGCGGATCGACGAGCTCGAGATCGTCGCCACCGTGCTCGGCGGCGCGCTGAGCCACGACGCGCGATCCGCCGCGTCCTGA
- a CDS encoding thiamine pyrophosphate-dependent enzyme, which translates to MAQSAGHLIVKTLETHGVERVYAVPGESYLDVLDGLHDSPIETIVCRHEGGAGFMALAEGRLTGRPGVAMVTRGPGAANAMIAVHTAWQDATALVLFVGLIPVADRERDAFQEFSLTGWFGSTAKRVLTIDDPDRAGELVAEAMRVAASGRPGPVVIGLPEDLLVRETDAAAPAAIPPARPQPAPAELDALASRLAGARRPALVLGGDGWQAGEGRALLAFAEAAGIPVFCDWRAYDAVPHAGAAWAGWLGYGRADAVAAGYAAADLIVFVGCGRADVSSDGYTLGFDAETVVVGPDPEATMHAGRIDQQILATPAAFVAALADVDAARARGSRDDAWMRGRAEAQARFAAHRPDASVPGVPGSSGIPEGLAEPGVDLGIAFGLLDERLAGEAVLAFGAGNATIWAHRFVRHLAPASLVGARNGAMGLAVPAAVAASLAFPERRAVAVCGDGDFLMNGQELATAFAHGGAPLVIVVDNGVYGTIVQHQERHYPGRPSGTRMANPDFAGWMRSFGGHGERVERTEDVEAALDRALAADGPALLHLIIDAAVMPPASSEIAAADAGVSA; encoded by the coding sequence ATGGCGCAGTCAGCCGGACACCTCATCGTCAAGACCCTCGAGACGCACGGCGTCGAACGCGTGTACGCGGTCCCGGGCGAGAGCTACCTCGACGTGCTCGACGGGCTCCACGACTCCCCGATCGAGACGATCGTCTGCCGGCACGAGGGCGGCGCCGGCTTCATGGCGCTCGCGGAGGGGCGGCTCACGGGACGCCCGGGCGTCGCCATGGTCACGCGCGGCCCGGGCGCCGCGAATGCGATGATCGCCGTCCACACGGCGTGGCAGGACGCCACCGCGCTCGTGCTCTTCGTCGGCCTCATCCCCGTCGCCGATCGGGAGCGCGACGCGTTCCAGGAGTTCAGCCTCACGGGGTGGTTCGGCTCGACGGCGAAGCGCGTGCTGACCATCGACGATCCCGACCGCGCCGGCGAGCTCGTGGCCGAGGCGATGCGGGTCGCCGCGTCGGGGCGTCCGGGCCCGGTCGTCATCGGCCTCCCCGAGGATCTGCTGGTGCGCGAGACCGACGCGGCGGCGCCCGCCGCGATCCCGCCGGCACGCCCGCAGCCGGCGCCCGCCGAGCTCGACGCGCTCGCGAGCCGTCTCGCCGGCGCGCGCCGGCCCGCCCTCGTGCTCGGCGGCGACGGCTGGCAGGCCGGGGAGGGCCGCGCGCTCCTCGCCTTCGCCGAGGCCGCGGGCATCCCCGTGTTCTGCGACTGGCGCGCCTACGACGCGGTGCCGCACGCGGGCGCGGCCTGGGCCGGGTGGCTCGGCTACGGCCGCGCCGACGCCGTCGCCGCCGGCTACGCCGCCGCCGACCTCATCGTCTTCGTCGGCTGCGGCCGCGCCGATGTGTCGAGCGACGGCTACACCCTCGGCTTCGACGCCGAGACCGTGGTGGTCGGCCCCGATCCCGAGGCGACCATGCACGCGGGACGCATCGACCAGCAGATCCTCGCGACCCCGGCCGCCTTCGTCGCGGCGCTCGCCGACGTCGATGCCGCGCGGGCCCGCGGGTCGCGCGACGACGCCTGGATGCGCGGCCGCGCCGAGGCGCAGGCGCGCTTCGCGGCGCACCGCCCCGACGCGTCCGTGCCCGGGGTCCCCGGGTCGTCCGGCATCCCCGAGGGCCTCGCCGAGCCCGGCGTCGATCTGGGGATCGCCTTCGGCCTGCTCGACGAGCGGCTGGCCGGGGAGGCCGTGCTCGCCTTCGGCGCCGGCAACGCGACGATCTGGGCGCACCGCTTCGTGCGGCACCTCGCCCCCGCGAGCCTCGTGGGCGCGCGCAACGGCGCCATGGGCCTCGCGGTCCCCGCGGCCGTCGCCGCGTCCCTCGCCTTCCCCGAGCGGCGCGCCGTCGCGGTGTGCGGCGACGGCGACTTCCTCATGAACGGGCAGGAGCTCGCGACGGCGTTCGCCCACGGCGGCGCACCGCTCGTGATCGTGGTCGACAACGGCGTGTACGGCACCATCGTGCAGCACCAGGAACGGCACTACCCCGGGCGCCCCTCGGGCACGCGCATGGCGAACCCCGACTTCGCCGGATGGATGCGCAGCTTCGGCGGCCACGGCGAGCGCGTCGAGCGCACCGAGGACGTCGAAGCCGCACTCGATCGCGCGCTCGCCGCCGACGGCCCCGCGCTGCTCCACCTCATCATCGACGCGGCCGTGATGCCCCCGGCCTCCTCCGAGATCGCCGCGGCCGACGCGGGGGTCTCCGCATGA